The Myroides phaeus DNA segment GTTCTTAGGAGAAAAATAGTTAACGTCTTATTGAAAAAAAGAAATTATGTCAAAATTAAATATCTTTAAAAAAGATTGGATTGATATTGTATTCGAAGGACGTAACAAATCTTACGGAGCTTATCAATTAAGATCTGAAAATCCAAAAGTTACTACAGTTGCTTTGTTTGCAGGTATGGCAATGTTTGGTTTAGCAATTGCTTCTCCAATGCTTATCGCAATGGCTAAGGGAACTTTCGGTATAAAAGAAAAAAAGGTGATTGATCAAGTAATCGAAGTGGTTGATATTAATTTACCACCACCGATTGAAGAGTTACCACCGCCACCACCAGTGGAAGAAACTCCACCGCCACCGCCACCAGCGGAATCAACTAAGTCGGTGAATGATCAAAAGAAGTTTGTTGAACCTGAGATTGCTAAGAAAGAAGAAGTAAAAGAAGAAATCGCTAAACAAGATGACTTCAAAGATGCTGACCCTGGTACAAAAGATCAAAAAGGAGACAAAGAAAAAGGAGACATTAAAACTGGTGAAAAAACTGGTGAAGCTGACAAAGGAAAAGGTTCTGGAGACGGAGATGGAGACTCAAATGAGGTTTTCGTAGCTGTACAAGTTAGAGCTGAGTACCCAGGAGGTATGGCTGCTTTTAATAAACAGTTTATTAGTAGATTTAGAACACCAGATATTGATTCTGGAGTTAAGAGAATCCAAGTTATTGTTCAGTTTATTGTGGAGAAAGACGGATCTTTAACAGATATCAAAGTAGCACGTGACCCAGGTTATGGAGCTGGTAAAGAAGCTGTGAGAGTCTTGAAGTCTATGCCTAAATGGAAGCCTGCAATTCAAAACAACAGAACAGTTCGTTCTCAATTTACATTACCAATTACTATCCAAGTACAATAGTATGTTGATAAATAAATTTAAACAGAAATCGCTACTTCAGCGATTTCTGTTCATTTTAGGACTTGCCTTCTTTCTTATTTATTTAGGATTAGGTATAATGTTCTTAGTTTGGAAGGATATGCCAATAGCCTTAGAATACACTAATCGTGTATGGTTTGGGGTATTACTTATCGTATATGGTGTCTTTCGATTTATTCGATTATGGCAACAAGAATAGAGAAAGCTACGTGAAAACGTAGCTTTTTTTGTATATACTATTTCTTATGTAGTTCTTTTAATATCTATAGTGTTTTTTCAATATATAGAATTCGATTATTTAGGAACTTCTATTATTGGATGTTCCTTTAATTTTTTATCTTTAGGGAATAACAATTATAGTAAGTTCATACCTAATGAAAAAAAGAGGTTTTAGATTATTATGCAGTGTTGCATTATTATCTTGTGTTAGCGTAGCTTTTGTACAATGTAAAAAAAAGGTTGATCATGTAACAAAAGAAGAAATAGATTTTAGTACATTAGAAGAAACACCGGTTTCAGGACAGACGAATATTTTAGTTGATGAGTCTATCTTCCCTATTGTTAATGATGTTAACGAGATTTTTATGTATGAGTATGATAGAATCAAGATTAATTTACTTAAACACACTGAACAGGAGATTTTAAATTTATTACTTAATGATTCTATTCGAATTGCTGTTTTGCCACGCGAATTAGATGAAAAAGAATTAGAACTTTTTAAAGGTCGCGTTACTCCAAAAATGACTCATTTTGCTTCTGATGCGATTGTTTTTGTAACCAATAAAACATATAATGACAGTGTTATTGATTACAATAATGTTATTAAAAATTTACAGAGTAAATCTGTCGATGCAGAGGATAAAACAATTTTGGTATTTGATAATATTAATTCAAGTGTATCTTCTGCTTTTAGAAAAGCGGCAAGTGTTACTGAGTTTCCAAAAGATTATGCTTATTATTTGAAAGATACCGATGCTGTAATTGAGTATGTAAGTAAAAATAAAAATGCAATAGGCGTTATTGGTTTAAATTGGTTAGTACAACCAACAGTATCTACTGAAAAGTTGTTAGAAGGAATTAAAGTATTAGCTGTAAAGAATTATGAAGATGGAAAATACTATAAAGCAACTCAAAATAATATTGCAGAAGGTACTTATCCTTTAATTAGAAAAGATTACGTGATTGATATTCAAGGAAAATCGGGATTAGGTGTAGGTTTTGCATCTTATATCGCTGGATACAAGGGACAACGTATTGTTTTGAAATCGGGTTTAGTGCCATTTAAAGTACCACCAAGAGAACTTAACGTTCGTAAAGAAATATAGAAATATCTATAAAACAACCATATCATGATTATGAATAAAAAAATGGTCTTGTCATTATTGGCAGCAGGTATAGTTAGTAGCTCTATGACTGCACAAGATTTGGAGACCGCAAAAAAAGCTATACAAGATGAGCAATTGGATAAAGCAAAAGCAATCTTACGTTCATTAGTTATTGATAAACCCAATGATGGTAAAAATTATTATTATTTGGGAGATGTTTTTTTAAAGGAGGAGCAAGCTGATTCTGCACGCTTCTTTTTTGAAAAAGGTATCGCTGTTAAAAGTAAAGGCTTCTTAAATAATATTGGTTTAGGACAATTGGCTTTAGAGGCGAATGATGCTGTCAGAGCAAAAGAATTTTTAAACAAGGCTTTATCAGAAATACGTAAAAAGGATTATGACGAGCAGTTGTTAGTAGCAAATGCTTATTTGTATTCAATGAATAGTCTTCCAAAAGAGGCACAGAAAATTGCCAGTTCTGTAATTGAAAAAGATTATACAATTGCAGAAGCACATAATGTAATGGGAAAAGCATATATGGAGCTGAAAGACTTTAATGAAGCTTTCTCTTCTTTTAGAAATGCAATTTCTTATGATGAAGGTTTACTTGATGCTAAGTTGCAATTGGCAATTATTACTAAACGTGGGCGTGGTTATAAAGAGGCTATTAGAGCGTGTGAAGAGATACTTGCTGTAAATAGTAATTATGCTCCAGCCTTTAGAGAAATTGCTGATAATTATTACCTATTGTCGAGGAGAGACAATGATAATAAGGAAGCTCATATAATTAATGCTAATGAAAATTACAAAAAGTATATTGTCGCTTCAGACAATGCGATTGATGCGCAGATGAAATATGCTGATTTTTTATTGTTGACGGATAATTATAAAGCTTTGGAAGATTTAGCAAAGAATCTTAAAAATGTAAAAGGAGTAAATAATCGTATTCTTCGTTATTTAGGTTACGCATCATATCAAAATGGAAAATATCAGGAGGCAATTGATGCAATGACAAAGTTTTTAGGTATTAGCTCAAAAGCTATTGGTCGTGATTATTTGTATTTAGGATTAAGTCATATTGCTTT contains these protein-coding regions:
- a CDS encoding energy transducer TonB, which encodes MSKLNIFKKDWIDIVFEGRNKSYGAYQLRSENPKVTTVALFAGMAMFGLAIASPMLIAMAKGTFGIKEKKVIDQVIEVVDINLPPPIEELPPPPPVEETPPPPPPAESTKSVNDQKKFVEPEIAKKEEVKEEIAKQDDFKDADPGTKDQKGDKEKGDIKTGEKTGEADKGKGSGDGDGDSNEVFVAVQVRAEYPGGMAAFNKQFISRFRTPDIDSGVKRIQVIVQFIVEKDGSLTDIKVARDPGYGAGKEAVRVLKSMPKWKPAIQNNRTVRSQFTLPITIQVQ
- a CDS encoding PstS family phosphate ABC transporter substrate-binding protein gives rise to the protein MKKRGFRLLCSVALLSCVSVAFVQCKKKVDHVTKEEIDFSTLEETPVSGQTNILVDESIFPIVNDVNEIFMYEYDRIKINLLKHTEQEILNLLLNDSIRIAVLPRELDEKELELFKGRVTPKMTHFASDAIVFVTNKTYNDSVIDYNNVIKNLQSKSVDAEDKTILVFDNINSSVSSAFRKAASVTEFPKDYAYYLKDTDAVIEYVSKNKNAIGVIGLNWLVQPTVSTEKLLEGIKVLAVKNYEDGKYYKATQNNIAEGTYPLIRKDYVIDIQGKSGLGVGFASYIAGYKGQRIVLKSGLVPFKVPPRELNVRKEI
- a CDS encoding tetratricopeptide repeat protein translates to MIMNKKMVLSLLAAGIVSSSMTAQDLETAKKAIQDEQLDKAKAILRSLVIDKPNDGKNYYYLGDVFLKEEQADSARFFFEKGIAVKSKGFLNNIGLGQLALEANDAVRAKEFLNKALSEIRKKDYDEQLLVANAYLYSMNSLPKEAQKIASSVIEKDYTIAEAHNVMGKAYMELKDFNEAFSSFRNAISYDEGLLDAKLQLAIITKRGRGYKEAIRACEEILAVNSNYAPAFREIADNYYLLSRRDNDNKEAHIINANENYKKYIVASDNAIDAQMKYADFLLLTDNYKALEDLAKNLKNVKGVNNRILRYLGYASYQNGKYQEAIDAMTKFLGISSKAIGRDYLYLGLSHIALSKDSKENYEIGVKNLKEAIKVEPAIAGEFNGLGVDLYRKSMYKQAIDILSISAEVKDQPNVSYDNYYTAYCYYQLGSSNEAQGQEDLLKADQYFAKTIVLDPSISEAYFFKARTNRYLKTETASKGVFEAYQGFIKSLEDKQALNSPDYQDQVIEAYTSIATYYANNEDNKEAIDTFNKVLSLDPSNEFAKNTIKALQ